The following DNA comes from Bacillus oleivorans.
TGGATTAAGTCCTCGATTGGGTCTGCCATTCCATAATAATTCGGATAGGTTAATATTACAGCTTTAGCTTCTGGGTATTGCTTTAAAGCTTCGGCTAGCGTGTTAGCAGTTATCCCTTTCGCAATGCCCCATTCCTGTTCGTATTCTGGTTCCAAAAATACAGGATGCACCTTTGCTAACATTAATCCATGAATAATGGACTTATGGCTATTACGTTGGACCAGGACCACATCTCCTTCAGAGCATGTCCCATAAATCATTGCTAAGTTCCCAACCGTTGATCCATTTACTAAAAATAAACTTTGGTCACTATTGTACAAATCAGTTAAAAGCTTTTGTGATTCGAATAATATTCCTGACGGATGATACAGATCGTCCATCCCTGTAATCTCTGTTACATCCGCAGCCAAAAGCCTTGATTTTTCTTGATATAATAGCCCGCCTTTATGACCAGGAACATGAAAAGAAATGGGATTGGTTTGTATATGACGCTGAAGTGCATTATATAGAGGCATTTGTTCCTGACCATTCATCGGGTTAACTCCTTATTCTTTCAAATATATTTATTGTATCAACGATTTTCTAATTGAACAAGGCTGCATGGACGAGAAGCGTATAGGTTTACTGAATAGATATTCAATATAAAAAACGATTGCTTGCCCAAGCAATCGTTTGTTTTTGACCTGTTCTTTATTAATCTTTTAACCTATGAATAAATCTGAATCCCTTTCATCTTTCTTAGCTTCTCAATAAAATATTGATACAACGGCTCCCCGGGCTCTAAAGTCAGCATTTGTTTCTCACAGTCATTACAGAGAAAAGATGTATACAAATGAATCCCTTCATTTTTCTCTTCTTCACAGATCATGCACAATTCCTTGATTTCCCCTGAATTTTGAATTGCACTCATATCTCCACCTCCATATCGTTAGGATGGACAAATCTCCAAGGTACTATTCAAAATTTATTCACTTTTTTGAATCGTTTACATTTTCTACGATACAGTATGGGTAAAGGTCTAATTACGTGTATGTCCTGTGAAGATGATATTTTTTTGTAGTGGTTAATAACAGCATTTTGTTTTATCAATGATTATTTACGATTTATCTACGGATTTTTAGCATGTACCAAACGGATACTTAATTAATCAATAACTTTTCTTGCTCAAATTCTGGCACACAAAAAAACAGCCTAGGATTATCGAATCCTAAGCTGTTTCCGCTTTGCCTGGCAA
Coding sequences within:
- a CDS encoding sigma factor G inhibitor Gin, producing the protein MSAIQNSGEIKELCMICEEEKNEGIHLYTSFLCNDCEKQMLTLEPGEPLYQYFIEKLRKMKGIQIYS